The Procambarus clarkii isolate CNS0578487 chromosome 24, FALCON_Pclarkii_2.0, whole genome shotgun sequence genome includes a region encoding these proteins:
- the LOC138368260 gene encoding uncharacterized protein FLJ40521-like, with amino-acid sequence MRKAGQENWTGRLDRKTGQKDWTGRLVRKTGQEDWTGRLDRKTGQEDCSYRQQQTQPHHQLQAAADAAPSPVTGSSRRSPITSYRTAADAAPSPVTGSSRRSPITSYRQQPTQPHHQLQAAADAAPSPVTGSSRRSPITSYSQQQTQPHHQLQPVADAAPSPVTGSSRRSPITSYRQQQTQPHHQLQAAADAAPSPVTGSSRRSPITSYRQQQTQPHHQLQAAADAAPSPVTGSSRRSPITSYRHQQTQPHHQLQAAADAAPSPVTGSSRRSPITSYSQQQTQPHHQLQAAADAAPSPVTDSSRRSPITSYRQQQTQPHHQLQAPADAAPSPVTGSSRRSPITSYRQQQTQPHHQLQTAADAAPSPVTGSSRRSPITSYRQQQTQPHHQLQAAADAAPSPVTGSSRRSPITSYRQQQTQPHHQLQAAADAAPSPVTDSSRRSPITSYRQQQTQPHHQLQAAADAAPSPVTGSSRRSPITSYRQQQTQPHHQLQAAADAAPSPVTGSSRRSPITSYRQQQTQPHHQLQAAADAAPSPVTGSSRRSPITSYRQQQTQPHHQLQAAADAAPSPVTGSSRRSPITSYRQQQTQPHHQLQAAADAAPSPVTGSSRRSPITSYRQQQKQPHHQLQAAADAAPSPVTDSSRRSPITSYRQQQTQPHHQLQATADAAPSPVTGSSRRSPITSYRQQQTQPHHQLQAAADAAPSPVTGSSRRSPITSYRQQQTQPHHQLQTAADAAPSPVTGSSRRSPITSYSQ; translated from the coding sequence CAGTTACAGGCAGCAGCAGACGCAGCCCCATCACCAGTTACAGGCAGCAGCAGACGCAGCCCCATCACCAGTTACAGGCAGCAGCAGACGCAGCCCCATCACCAGTTACAGGACAGCAGCCGACGCAGCCCCATCACCAGTTACAGGCAGCAGCAGACGCAGCCCCATCACCAGTTACAGGCAGCAGCCGACGCAGCCCCATCACCAGTTACAGGCAGCAGCAGACGCAGCCCCATCACCAGTTACAGGCAGCAGCAGACGCAGCCCCATCACCAGTTACAGCCAGCAGCAGACGCAGCCCCATCACCAGTTACAGCCAGTAGCAGACGCAGCCCCATCACCAGTTACAGGCAGCAGCAGACGCAGCCCCATCACCAGTTACAGGCAGCAGCAGACGCAGCCCCATCACCAGTTACAGGCAGCAGCAGACGCAGCCCCATCACCAGTTACAGGCAGCAGCAGACGCAGCCCCATCACCAGTTACAGGCAGCAGCAGACGCAGCCCCATCACCAGTTACAGGCAGCAGCAGACGCAGCCCCATCACCAGTTACAGGCAGCAGCAGACGCAGCCCCATCACCAGTTACAGGCACCAGCAGACGCAGCCCCATCACCAGTTACAGGCAGCAGCAGACGCAGCCCCATCACCAGTTACAGGCAGCAGCAGACGCAGCCCCATCACCAGTTACAGCCAGCAGCAGACGCAGCCCCATCACCAGTTACAGGCAGCAGCAGACGCAGCCCCATCACCAGTTACAGACAGCAGCAGACGCAGCCCCATCACCAGTTACAGGCAGCAGCAGACGCAGCCCCATCACCAGTTACAGGCACCAGCAGACGCAGCCCCATCACCAGTTACAGGCAGCAGCAGACGCAGCCCCATCACCAGTTACAGGCAGCAGCAGACGCAGCCCCATCACCAGTTACAGACAGCAGCAGACGCAGCCCCATCACCAGTTACAGGCAGCAGCAGACGCAGCCCCATCACCAGTTACAGGCAGCAGCAGACGCAGCCCCATCACCAGTTACAGGCAGCAGCAGACGCAGCCCCATCACCAGTTACAGGCAGCAGCAGACGCAGCCCCATCACCAGTTACAGGCAGCAGCAGACGCAGCCCCATCACCAGTTACAGGCAGCAGCAGACGCAGCCCCATCACCAGTTACAGACAGCAGCAGACGCAGCCCCATCACCAGTTACAGGCAGCAGCAGACGCAGCCCCATCACCAGTTACAGGCAGCAGCAGACGCAGCCCCATCACCAGTTACAGGCAGCAGCAGACGCAGCCCCATCACCAGTTACAGGCAGCAGCAGACGCAGCCCCATCACCAGTTACAGGCAGCAGCAGACGCAGCCCCATCACCAGTTACAGGCAGCAGCAGACGCAGCCCCATCACCAGTTACAGGCAGCAGCAGACGCAGCCCCATCACCAGTTACAGGCAGCAGCAGACGCAGCCCCATCACCAGTTACAGGCAGCAGCAGACGCAGCCCCATCACCAGTTACAGGCAACAGCAGACGCAGCCCCATCACCAGTTACAGGCAGCAGCCGACGCAGCCCCATCACCAGTTACAGGCAGCAGCAGACGCAGCCCCATCACCAGTTACAGGCAGCAGCAGACGCAGCCCCATCACCAGTTACAGGCAGCAGCAGACGCAGCCCCATCACCAGTTACAGGCAGCAGCAGACGCAGCCCCATCACCAGTTACagacagcagcagaagcagccccATCACCAGTTACAGGCAGCAGCAGACGCAGCCCCATCACCAGTTACAGACAGCAGCAGACGCAGCCCCATCACCAGTTACAGGCAGCAGCAGACGCAGCCCCATCACCAGTTACAGGCAACAGCAGACGCAGCCCCATCACCAGTTACAGGCAGCAGCCGACGCAGCCCCATCACCAGTTACAGGCAGCAGCAGACGCAGCCCCATCACCAGTTACAGGCAGCAGCAGACGCAGCCCCATCACCAGTTACAGGCAGCAGCAGACGCAGCCCCATCACCAGTTACAGGCAGCAGCAGACGCAGCCCCATCACCAGTTACAGACAGCAGCAGACGCAGCCCCATCACCAGTTACAGGCAGCAGCAGACGCAGCCCCATCACCAGTTACAGCCAGTAG